A part of Methanomassiliicoccaceae archaeon genomic DNA contains:
- a CDS encoding GNAT family N-acetyltransferase, whose amino-acid sequence MAQCSRHRMGTDIGHDASGCIFKVYVEGEEAGYLSYNLDSGSFDIEHTVVDPSFRGCGLGKALVEAAVQYAKEKGLEIRPFCSYARVLLEKQGQPL is encoded by the coding sequence ATCGCTCAATGCAGTCGCCACCGCATGGGCACAGATATCGGGCACGACGCATCAGGTTGCATATTCAAAGTTTACGTAGAGGGCGAAGAGGCCGGATACCTTTCGTACAATTTGGATTCTGGCTCATTCGACATAGAACACACGGTCGTAGATCCATCTTTCAGGGGTTGCGGCCTGGGGAAGGCGTTGGTGGAGGCCGCAGTTCAGTACGCTAAGGAGAAGGGTTTGGAGATACGTCCTTTTTGTTCTTACGCTCGCGTACTGCTCGAAAAGCAAGGCCAGCCCCTCTAA
- a CDS encoding archaeosine biosynthesis radical SAM protein RaSEA → MKERNPSEPEAVWKEKDVSSGKTVDAMVAIMRTSGCRWAKAGGCTMCGYRQASIPDMTEADLMSQVDNIVERYKGEPFVKFYTSGSFLDTGEIPIAVRERIFDEFSQCERILIESRPEFVHEDTVASLPKIMTIALGLESSDPEVLRTSIHKGFTPDESRKAGIRIHDAGLSVRTYLLLKPIYMMESQAIEDSVRSALFADPYSAEISINPLNIQYGTQTERLWKRGEFRSPWIWSLVEVFRRLSGNVSARLMSSPSGGGSQRGVHNCGECDRSVLDAVEKFSFSQDIRDLDASCACVEKWKDYLRAEKMLGTSADLERGIINDLALRM, encoded by the coding sequence ATGAAGGAAAGGAACCCGTCGGAACCGGAAGCGGTCTGGAAGGAAAAGGACGTTTCGTCAGGAAAGACAGTGGACGCCATGGTGGCAATCATGCGTACCAGCGGATGCCGCTGGGCAAAGGCCGGGGGGTGCACAATGTGCGGATACAGACAGGCCTCGATCCCCGATATGACCGAAGCGGACCTGATGTCCCAGGTAGATAATATAGTCGAAAGGTACAAAGGCGAACCCTTCGTAAAATTCTACACTTCCGGAAGTTTCCTCGACACAGGGGAGATTCCTATTGCAGTCAGAGAGAGAATATTTGATGAGTTCTCGCAATGCGAAAGGATACTCATAGAGAGCCGTCCGGAGTTCGTACACGAAGACACCGTAGCCTCGCTTCCGAAGATTATGACCATAGCGCTGGGTCTTGAGAGTTCGGACCCCGAGGTACTGCGCACATCCATCCATAAGGGTTTTACGCCGGATGAAAGCAGGAAGGCCGGGATAAGAATACATGATGCCGGACTTTCGGTACGCACTTATTTATTGCTCAAACCAATCTACATGATGGAGAGCCAGGCTATAGAAGATTCTGTCAGGTCGGCATTGTTCGCCGACCCTTATTCTGCCGAGATCTCAATAAACCCGCTGAACATTCAGTACGGTACACAGACGGAACGGCTATGGAAGCGCGGAGAGTTCAGATCTCCATGGATATGGTCTCTGGTCGAGGTCTTCAGGCGTCTGTCTGGAAACGTAAGTGCCAGACTGATGTCTTCGCCATCAGGTGGAGGCTCTCAGAGGGGAGTGCATAACTGCGGCGAATGCGACCGCAGTGTATTGGACGCAGTGGAAAAGTTCTCCTTCTCGCAGGACATCCGCGACCTGGATGCAAGCTGTGCATGCGTTGAAAAATGGAAAGATTATCTCAGGGCCGAGAAAATGCTGGGTACATCGGCCGACCTCGAAAGGGGAATAATTAACGATCTGGCACTTAGGATGTAA
- a CDS encoding DUF5611 family protein, with amino-acid sequence MVDYDIKKGWAGKIEGDGLETLMKETFGNAERRGGAVVSKYGVLEKIEAEMTSKAVLRLETTNVTGPMKDDEILDTKRKLNVFVEAATGFDVKARKKRAQDKAKKGTL; translated from the coding sequence ATGGTTGACTACGACATTAAGAAAGGTTGGGCAGGCAAGATCGAAGGTGACGGGCTCGAGACCCTGATGAAAGAAACTTTCGGCAACGCCGAAAGGAGGGGCGGAGCAGTGGTCTCGAAGTACGGGGTGCTCGAAAAAATAGAGGCCGAAATGACTTCTAAGGCGGTACTTCGCCTCGAGACGACGAACGTCACAGGCCCTATGAAAGACGACGAGATCCTGGACACCAAGAGGAAGCTCAATGTTTTCGTAGAGGCGGCCACCGGTTTCGATGTCAAGGCACGCAAGAAACGTGCCCAGGACAAGGCCAAGAAAGGAACGCTCTGA
- a CDS encoding 50S ribosomal protein L3, whose product MSQRRRPKRGSKGYGPRKRAPAQRPRLDSWPEVSGAPKIQGFAGYKAGMTHAFIVDKRAKSTTSGMEVQTPVTVIEVPPMKIAAVRFYENSTLGLKTAGEVWAKDLDPLLERKMRVPKEHTAESFARYDGLDIEDIRVLAYTQPKLVSGVPKKVPELMELRIGGGTIAERLAYAKGILGKEMTVTDFAPEGAFVDVIAITKGKGFQGATKRWGVKLLSHRNSKHRRMIGNLGPKRPGYVRGTVPMSGQMGYHQRTECNKKIVKVGEEGAEINPKGGFLNYGEVRNTYILVRGSVPGPTKRIIRLRDATRLPKKADTGVPEVTYVSTESKQGA is encoded by the coding sequence ATGTCACAGAGGAGACGTCCAAAGAGAGGATCCAAGGGATACGGCCCTAGGAAAAGAGCGCCGGCACAGAGGCCTAGGTTGGACTCTTGGCCTGAGGTCAGCGGTGCCCCCAAGATACAGGGTTTCGCAGGCTACAAGGCTGGGATGACACATGCCTTCATCGTCGATAAGCGCGCCAAGAGCACGACATCGGGCATGGAGGTCCAGACCCCGGTAACCGTTATCGAGGTGCCCCCCATGAAGATAGCCGCGGTAAGATTCTATGAGAACAGCACGCTTGGTCTGAAGACCGCCGGCGAGGTTTGGGCAAAGGACCTGGACCCCCTTCTTGAAAGGAAGATGAGGGTACCCAAGGAACACACTGCCGAATCTTTCGCCAGGTATGACGGTCTGGACATCGAGGATATACGCGTTCTCGCATACACGCAGCCCAAGCTTGTCAGCGGAGTCCCCAAGAAGGTCCCCGAGCTGATGGAGCTGAGGATCGGCGGAGGCACTATCGCAGAGAGGCTCGCCTACGCCAAAGGGATCCTGGGAAAAGAAATGACAGTAACCGACTTCGCCCCTGAGGGAGCGTTTGTCGATGTAATCGCGATCACCAAGGGAAAGGGATTCCAGGGCGCTACCAAGCGCTGGGGAGTCAAGCTTCTGTCCCACAGGAACAGCAAGCACCGCCGCATGATCGGTAACCTCGGACCCAAGAGGCCCGGATACGTAAGGGGAACCGTTCCCATGTCCGGTCAGATGGGATACCACCAGAGGACCGAGTGCAACAAGAAGATCGTCAAGGTAGGAGAAGAGGGCGCCGAAATCAACCCTAAGGGCGGTTTCCTCAACTACGGAGAGGTAAGGAACACTTACATTCTCGTGCGCGGGTCGGTTCCCGGTCCCACCAAGAGGATCATCAGGCTGAGAGATGCAACAAGACTGCCCAAGAAGGCCGACACGGGAGTACCTGAGGTAACGTACGTGTCCACCGAATCCAAGCAGGGGGCATGA
- the rpl4p gene encoding 50S ribosomal protein L4: MKQTNVYNVSGEVSGKTDVPAAFETTYRPDIIKKAVLAAAANSRQPYGPNKGSGQRHSVSTWGKGRGVSRVQRLKDGRKGAQSPNNVSGRRAHPPMPERKWEQKVNKKELAIARKSALAATGDAECVKNRGHKFDDTVSFPIVVEDAFQDIATTAGVAEFFDRIGIGYDVDRAKDGTKIRAGRGKMRNRKYRTPVSILVVVSDREVPVFKGASNLAGVEVETVGTLNTSNLAPGGDAGRLTVYTQSAFAKIGEWTQ; encoded by the coding sequence ATGAAACAGACAAATGTTTACAATGTAAGCGGAGAGGTTTCCGGAAAAACGGACGTCCCCGCAGCCTTCGAGACCACATACAGGCCTGACATAATCAAGAAGGCCGTTCTCGCGGCAGCCGCCAATTCCAGGCAGCCCTACGGACCTAACAAAGGGTCCGGACAGAGGCACTCCGTCAGCACATGGGGAAAGGGACGCGGTGTCTCCCGTGTACAGAGATTGAAGGACGGAAGGAAGGGTGCACAGTCCCCCAACAACGTCTCCGGACGCAGGGCACACCCCCCGATGCCCGAGAGGAAATGGGAACAGAAGGTCAACAAGAAGGAGCTGGCTATTGCACGCAAGTCCGCACTTGCCGCCACTGGCGACGCAGAGTGTGTGAAGAACCGCGGGCACAAGTTCGACGACACAGTATCATTCCCGATCGTGGTCGAGGATGCCTTCCAGGATATCGCAACCACTGCAGGAGTGGCCGAGTTCTTTGACAGGATCGGCATCGGATACGACGTCGACCGCGCCAAGGACGGAACCAAAATCCGCGCAGGAAGGGGAAAGATGAGGAACAGGAAGTACCGCACCCCCGTGTCCATACTCGTAGTTGTCTCGGACAGGGAAGTACCGGTCTTCAAGGGCGCCTCCAACTTGGCAGGCGTCGAGGTGGAGACCGTCGGCACGCTCAACACGAGCAACCTGGCTCCCGGAGGGGACGCAGGAAGGCTCACGGTGTACACCCAGTCAGCATTCGCAAAGATAGGAGAGTGGACACAGTGA
- the rplW gene encoding 50S ribosomal protein L23 — translation MKQSDVLIRPYVTEKSMNHTSGTPTQGFRDGNRIEFIVHRQADKPTIKAIFEERFEVKVERVWVRIEKDGKHAIIKLAEGYSAEDVGMRVGVF, via the coding sequence GTGAAGCAGAGCGATGTTCTGATCAGACCGTATGTTACAGAGAAGTCGATGAACCACACGTCCGGAACCCCCACACAGGGATTCAGGGACGGGAACAGGATCGAATTCATTGTTCACAGGCAGGCTGACAAGCCGACCATCAAAGCAATCTTCGAGGAGCGCTTCGAGGTCAAGGTCGAAAGGGTCTGGGTAAGAATAGAGAAAGACGGCAAGCACGCCATCATCAAGCTTGCGGAGGGATACTCCGCAGAGGATGTAGGCATGAGGGTCGGAGTATTCTGA
- a CDS encoding 50S ribosomal protein L2 has protein sequence MGKRLRTQRRGRGTPLYRSPSHRHVDDVKLPPMNEGTGIIADLIQAPGRTCPLAVVDFGGKFDYQLAAEGMKVGQTVDVGGNTVKPGNITVLSMIPEGTLVHNIEGKPGDGGKFVKTAGTSATVVSRGDAVVLQMPSGILKEFHPTCRAAIGIVAGGGRVEKPLAKAGSNMLALRSRSKANKHVKGIAMNAVDHPHGGGGHPHVGGPNCQKRTASPGQKVGFIAKKKRTNGKR, from the coding sequence ATGGGAAAGAGATTGAGAACACAGAGAAGGGGGCGCGGAACGCCCCTCTACCGCTCTCCCAGCCACAGGCACGTTGACGATGTCAAGCTGCCCCCTATGAACGAGGGCACAGGAATCATCGCCGACCTGATACAGGCGCCCGGCAGAACATGCCCCCTCGCCGTTGTGGATTTCGGCGGAAAGTTCGACTACCAGCTTGCAGCCGAGGGGATGAAGGTCGGTCAGACGGTCGACGTCGGCGGCAACACAGTCAAGCCCGGTAATATCACGGTGCTGTCCATGATTCCCGAAGGGACATTGGTACACAACATCGAGGGCAAACCGGGAGACGGAGGAAAGTTCGTGAAGACCGCAGGCACATCCGCCACGGTCGTCAGCAGAGGCGACGCCGTCGTCCTTCAGATGCCTTCGGGCATACTCAAGGAGTTCCACCCCACATGCCGCGCAGCGATTGGAATAGTCGCAGGCGGCGGAAGGGTCGAAAAACCGCTCGCTAAGGCCGGCAGCAACATGCTGGCCCTCAGGTCCAGGTCCAAGGCCAACAAGCATGTCAAGGGAATCGCCATGAATGCTGTGGACCACCCCCACGGAGGAGGAGGCCACCCGCACGTCGGAGGACCGAACTGCCAGAAGAGGACGGCATCGCCCGGACAGAAGGTAGGGTTCATTGCCAAGAAGAAGAGAACCAATGGTAAGAGGTAA
- a CDS encoding 30S ribosomal protein S19: MAKKIIQGSAKASRRRTRKKASAIQSRRKKEFLYRGFTMDELVVMSFDEILGLLPSRARRTYLRGLNYEQQLLFDELTVAEKTIRTHRRDLPIIPQFVGKTVAVYNGKEFKEVEIKPEMIGHFLGEFVLNRKAPQHSGPGVGATRSSKFMPLK, encoded by the coding sequence ATGGCTAAGAAAATAATCCAGGGGTCGGCCAAGGCATCCAGGCGTAGGACCAGGAAGAAGGCGTCAGCGATCCAGTCCAGGAGGAAGAAGGAGTTCCTCTACCGCGGGTTCACAATGGACGAGCTCGTGGTGATGTCCTTCGACGAGATACTCGGACTTCTGCCCTCCAGGGCCAGGAGGACGTACCTGCGCGGGCTCAACTATGAGCAGCAGCTTCTCTTCGATGAGCTGACCGTCGCCGAGAAGACGATCAGGACCCACCGCAGAGACCTCCCGATAATCCCGCAGTTCGTCGGAAAGACCGTTGCCGTCTATAATGGCAAAGAATTCAAAGAAGTGGAGATCAAACCCGAGATGATCGGGCACTTCCTCGGAGAGTTCGTATTGAACAGAAAGGCGCCGCAGCATTCAGGACCCGGTGTCGGTGCGACAAGGTCCTCTAAGTTCATGCCGTTGAAGTGA
- a CDS encoding 50S ribosomal protein L22, which yields MSSGYTATSDPDISAKAVGKDMPVSPKFAREVVGMIRGRKVEEAAVMLEEVIAKKRAVPLKRYNKRVSHKAGIGPGRYPVKAAKAILSILESASSNAEYKGLDVSSMSIATISIARGVTIPGHMPRAHGRATQWNQETVNIEVIIEEVE from the coding sequence ATGAGTTCAGGATATACAGCAACATCTGACCCGGACATCTCTGCCAAAGCGGTCGGCAAGGACATGCCTGTTTCCCCCAAATTCGCCCGCGAGGTCGTAGGAATGATCCGCGGAAGGAAGGTCGAGGAAGCGGCAGTGATGCTTGAAGAGGTCATCGCAAAGAAGAGGGCAGTCCCGCTGAAGAGATACAACAAGCGTGTGTCCCACAAAGCAGGCATAGGCCCCGGAAGATACCCCGTGAAGGCGGCCAAGGCGATCCTCTCGATACTCGAGAGCGCATCGTCCAACGCCGAGTACAAGGGACTGGACGTCTCCAGCATGTCCATAGCGACCATTTCGATAGCCAGGGGCGTGACCATTCCCGGTCACATGCCCAGGGCGCACGGAAGGGCGACGCAGTGGAACCAAGAGACGGTCAATATAGAAGTAATAATTGAGGAGGTTGAGTGA
- a CDS encoding 30S ribosomal protein S3: MASERKFVSENIRRVLLKEFLMKEVSRAGFGGLQVQRGPNGTRVELTTERPGLVIGPHGQTIKALTAAIKNDFNFENPFIEVVEVENANLNAQIMAEKLAFSLERGWHFRRAGHSTVRRIMDSGARGCHIILAGKLTGQRHRTEKFKEGYIKFCGEPSEIFITRGFAVAKLKMGVIGVTVEIMDRDARLPDDILIVSKTEAAELLPDIFRTEQTQVAEPVAKPVAKTVAKPAVKEAR, translated from the coding sequence ATGGCATCTGAGAGGAAGTTCGTTTCCGAGAACATACGCAGGGTCCTTCTGAAGGAGTTCCTTATGAAAGAGGTCAGCCGCGCAGGTTTCGGCGGGCTCCAGGTGCAGAGGGGACCTAACGGTACCCGCGTGGAGCTCACCACCGAGAGGCCGGGCCTGGTCATTGGACCGCACGGACAGACGATTAAAGCATTGACTGCAGCTATCAAGAACGATTTCAACTTCGAGAACCCCTTTATCGAGGTCGTCGAGGTCGAGAACGCAAACCTGAATGCCCAGATCATGGCCGAGAAGCTCGCCTTCTCGCTCGAGAGAGGATGGCACTTCCGCAGGGCAGGGCACTCCACGGTCCGCAGGATCATGGACTCCGGCGCACGCGGGTGTCACATAATCCTCGCCGGAAAATTGACCGGACAGAGGCACAGGACCGAGAAGTTCAAAGAGGGCTACATCAAGTTCTGCGGAGAACCCAGCGAGATATTCATCACCCGCGGGTTCGCCGTGGCCAAACTCAAGATGGGCGTAATCGGTGTGACCGTCGAGATCATGGACCGCGACGCCAGGCTGCCTGACGATATATTGATCGTCAGCAAGACCGAGGCCGCAGAGCTACTCCCCGACATATTCAGGACCGAGCAGACCCAGGTCGCAGAGCCTGTTGCAAAGCCCGTTGCGAAGACTGTTGCGAAGCCAGCCGTCAAGGAGGCCCGTTAA
- the rpmC gene encoding 50S ribosomal protein L29 codes for MASIKAADIRNMSAEERNQKLKELRNELMHERGVSATGGAPTSPGAIRALRLNIARILTIQKEEEEI; via the coding sequence ATGGCGTCCATCAAAGCGGCCGACATCAGGAACATGAGCGCCGAAGAGCGCAACCAGAAGCTCAAAGAGCTCCGCAACGAACTGATGCATGAGAGAGGAGTCTCCGCCACCGGCGGAGCCCCTACAAGCCCCGGAGCGATCCGCGCACTGAGATTGAACATCGCCAGAATTCTTACTATCCAGAAGGAGGAGGAAGAAATCTGA
- the yciH gene encoding stress response translation initiation inhibitor YciH has product MGGICPVCGLPEELCMCEEIARGQQSVRISVDSRRYGKMVTVIDGIDENDINIADLAKQLKNKCAAGGTYKDGRIELQGDHKKKVKATLEEMGFTTEVR; this is encoded by the coding sequence ATGGGTGGGATCTGTCCTGTTTGCGGGCTTCCGGAAGAACTGTGCATGTGTGAGGAAATCGCACGTGGACAGCAGAGCGTCAGGATATCGGTGGACAGCCGCAGGTACGGCAAAATGGTCACGGTAATCGATGGCATCGATGAGAATGACATTAACATCGCGGACCTGGCGAAACAGCTGAAGAACAAGTGTGCGGCCGGCGGAACCTATAAGGACGGACGCATCGAGCTTCAGGGCGATCACAAGAAAAAAGTGAAAGCAACCCTCGAAGAGATGGGCTTCACGACGGAAGTAAGATGA
- a CDS encoding ribonuclease P protein subunit → MKKVDLMRTELIGLDVEVLSAPYSGITGKVVDETKNTFTIESAGTEKMVPKPGNVFRFAMHEGKIDLNGSEILFRPEDRIKKVR, encoded by the coding sequence ATGAAAAAGGTGGACCTCATGAGAACTGAACTCATTGGATTGGACGTGGAAGTGCTGTCAGCACCATACTCGGGAATTACCGGTAAAGTGGTCGATGAGACCAAGAACACGTTCACCATCGAATCGGCCGGAACTGAGAAAATGGTACCCAAACCAGGCAATGTGTTCAGATTCGCCATGCATGAAGGAAAAATCGACCTCAACGGGTCGGAGATCCTTTTCAGGCCCGAGGACAGAATCAAAAAAGTAAGGTGA
- a CDS encoding 30S ribosomal protein S17, producing MTARNIGIDVKAPEAECTDPDCPFHGSLPVRGQIIDGVIASVKMDKTAVVERTLTRYDQKYERYEKRTKRYSAHLAPCMAVKVGDKVTIMECRPLSKTVSYAVIAKRE from the coding sequence ATGACAGCCAGAAACATTGGAATCGACGTAAAGGCCCCCGAGGCGGAATGCACCGACCCGGACTGCCCGTTCCACGGCAGCCTCCCGGTCAGGGGGCAGATTATCGACGGCGTCATCGCATCCGTCAAAATGGACAAGACGGCAGTGGTTGAACGCACGCTCACAAGATACGATCAGAAATACGAGAGATACGAGAAGAGGACGAAACGCTACTCCGCACACCTCGCGCCCTGCATGGCCGTGAAGGTAGGCGACAAGGTCACCATCATGGAGTGTCGCCCTCTCTCTAAGACCGTATCATATGCGGTTATCGCAAAGAGGGAGTGA
- a CDS encoding 50S ribosomal protein L14: MKGIAGNQTNGLIVGSRLNVIDNTGAKVIEIITVPSYHGVARRLPSAGVGDMVIASVKKGTPQMRRQIVFAVIVRQRRAMRRPDGTMVSFEDNAAVIVTDTGETKGTDIKGPVAREAAERWPRVSATANIIV; encoded by the coding sequence ATGAAGGGAATCGCAGGTAACCAGACGAACGGTCTGATAGTAGGCTCCCGCCTCAACGTGATAGACAACACCGGCGCCAAAGTGATCGAGATCATAACGGTGCCCAGCTACCACGGTGTCGCAAGGAGGCTTCCTTCCGCCGGCGTAGGTGACATGGTCATCGCGTCGGTGAAGAAAGGCACTCCCCAGATGAGGAGGCAGATCGTTTTCGCAGTGATCGTCCGCCAGAGGCGCGCCATGAGGCGTCCCGATGGGACCATGGTGTCCTTCGAGGACAACGCCGCGGTCATCGTGACCGACACCGGAGAGACTAAAGGTACCGACATAAAGGGACCAGTGGCCAGAGAGGCCGCAGAGAGATGGCCCCGCGTGTCTGCGACCGCCAACATTATTGTGTGA
- the rplX gene encoding 50S ribosomal protein L24: MAASSKARVQRKRQANAPAHVKRKMVSSHLSDALREKYGVRTARVCKGDTVVILRGNEDIRDIEGKVLDVFTDTGRVSIEGITINQADGTATVRPIHASNLVIVKLNDEDAWRMDALENKKEAKQ; the protein is encoded by the coding sequence ATGGCAGCAAGCAGCAAAGCAAGGGTCCAGAGAAAGAGGCAGGCGAACGCGCCGGCCCACGTAAAGAGAAAGATGGTCTCATCCCACCTGAGCGACGCCCTCCGCGAGAAGTACGGGGTACGCACCGCGAGGGTCTGTAAAGGCGACACGGTCGTCATACTCAGAGGGAACGAGGATATCCGCGACATCGAGGGCAAGGTCCTCGATGTGTTCACCGATACCGGTCGCGTATCCATAGAGGGCATTACGATTAACCAGGCCGACGGGACCGCCACTGTGCGCCCCATCCACGCCTCCAACCTCGTCATCGTCAAGTTGAACGATGAAGATGCATGGAGGATGGACGCCCTGGAGAATAAGAAGGAGGCTAAACAATGA
- a CDS encoding 30S ribosomal protein S4e — MSDHMKRLAAPRSWPIKRKSSVWTAKQSPGAHSVENSMPAVTILRDMIGVCDTAREAKRIIGNREVLVDGKPVKSPKEPVGIMDVISIPKMNVHYRILLTDKGKLTATKIAEDRSTWTLCRIEGKTILKGGKYQINMSGGRNIILDKDEYKTGDTLKINFGDQKVLAHYGLVAGASAMIIEGVHAGKAETVSEYLITKSNGANVVKFEGGAETVKKNVFVIGGKKPEIILPGASE, encoded by the coding sequence ATGAGCGACCACATGAAAAGACTGGCCGCGCCCAGATCCTGGCCCATCAAAAGGAAATCCAGCGTCTGGACGGCCAAGCAGTCTCCCGGAGCACACTCCGTGGAGAACAGCATGCCCGCGGTCACCATCCTAAGGGATATGATCGGGGTCTGTGACACCGCGAGGGAGGCCAAGAGAATCATCGGAAACCGTGAGGTGCTCGTCGACGGGAAGCCCGTCAAGAGCCCCAAGGAGCCCGTAGGAATAATGGATGTCATTTCGATACCGAAGATGAACGTCCATTACCGCATTCTCCTGACCGATAAGGGAAAACTTACCGCAACGAAGATCGCCGAGGACAGGTCCACGTGGACACTCTGCAGAATCGAGGGCAAGACTATCCTGAAGGGCGGAAAGTACCAGATCAACATGAGCGGCGGAAGGAACATCATCCTGGACAAGGACGAATACAAGACCGGAGACACCCTCAAGATCAACTTTGGGGACCAGAAGGTCCTGGCGCACTACGGCCTCGTTGCCGGCGCATCGGCCATGATCATCGAAGGCGTGCACGCCGGAAAGGCGGAGACCGTCTCCGAGTACCTGATCACCAAGAGCAACGGTGCAAACGTCGTCAAGTTCGAGGGCGGGGCGGAGACTGTAAAGAAGAACGTTTTCGTAATAGGCGGAAAGAAGCCGGAGATCATACTGCCGGGGGCATCTGAATGA
- a CDS encoding 50S ribosomal protein L5 → MTGMKEIHIEKVVVNIGVGEAGERLVKAQKVLQMVTKQKSVQTISKTVNRDLGIRVGMPLGCKVTLRGEVADTFLKKALSIRENRIQKYSFDKEGNMSFGISDYTDFEGMKYDPEIGIFGMDVSVVLRMPGSRIERRRLLTKRIPKSQRVDRGEAIQFMMDTYNIEVE, encoded by the coding sequence ATGACCGGGATGAAAGAAATCCACATCGAGAAAGTCGTAGTCAACATCGGCGTCGGCGAGGCGGGCGAGAGGCTCGTCAAGGCTCAAAAGGTCCTCCAGATGGTCACTAAGCAGAAGTCTGTGCAGACCATATCGAAGACGGTCAACAGGGACCTGGGAATACGTGTAGGCATGCCCCTCGGGTGCAAGGTCACCCTCAGAGGCGAGGTTGCAGACACCTTCCTGAAGAAAGCCCTGTCCATAAGGGAGAACCGCATTCAGAAGTACTCTTTCGACAAGGAAGGAAACATGTCGTTCGGAATATCCGACTATACCGACTTCGAGGGAATGAAGTACGACCCCGAGATAGGAATCTTCGGGATGGACGTAAGCGTAGTTCTCAGAATGCCCGGCAGCAGGATCGAGCGCAGAAGGCTCCTCACCAAGAGGATCCCTAAGTCCCAGCGCGTGGACCGCGGAGAAGCGATCCAATTCATGATGGACACGTACAACATCGAGGTGGAATGA
- a CDS encoding 30S ribosomal protein S14 — MKPKKQFGRAVGCTRCGRRRGIIRRYGMHLCRQCFRDIAPELGFKKYS, encoded by the coding sequence ATGAAGCCTAAGAAACAGTTCGGAAGGGCGGTTGGATGCACCCGCTGCGGACGCAGAAGGGGAATAATCAGAAGGTACGGGATGCACCTGTGCCGCCAGTGTTTCAGGGACATCGCGCCGGAACTGGGATTTAAGAAGTATTCGTGA
- a CDS encoding 30S ribosomal protein S8, giving the protein MQSDPLNDAMCVMKNAATNGKKECTISLSSKLIGRVLKVMQDHGYINQFEYVENGKAGEFHVMLKGAINNCGVIKPRYSVGKDEIEKFEARFLPAQDFGLLIMTTTAGVITQDRAKELGIGGKLLAYVY; this is encoded by the coding sequence ATGCAGAGCGATCCACTCAATGACGCCATGTGCGTAATGAAAAATGCAGCTACGAACGGAAAGAAAGAGTGTACCATTTCGCTGTCCTCAAAACTAATCGGCCGCGTGCTGAAAGTTATGCAGGACCACGGGTACATCAATCAGTTCGAGTACGTAGAGAACGGGAAAGCCGGAGAGTTCCATGTGATGCTCAAAGGCGCAATAAACAACTGTGGCGTGATCAAGCCCAGGTATTCGGTCGGAAAAGACGAGATCGAGAAGTTCGAAGCGAGGTTCCTCCCCGCCCAGGACTTCGGACTCCTCATAATGACCACTACCGCAGGAGTGATCACACAAGACCGTGCCAAGGAGCTCGGAATCGGCGGGAAACTGCTGGCATACGTATACTGA